The sequence AAGGGTTTCGCGGCGATCCACCACAGTGGGTAACCGATGGAGCCGACCTCTGCGTACGCCAACGCGTAGACCACCACGGCGCCCGCGACCGCGGGATTGATCACCACCCGACGTCGCCACGCCAGCACGTACTTCGATGCTCCGGCCGCGGCCGCTCCGACCGCGACCGTGATCGCCGAACCCGAATCCGTGACGCCCGGCAGGATGAAGAACAGGATCAACGCCGTGATCAACCAGGAATCCGATCCGGGCGGCACCCGGATCACGGCGGCGCCCAGATAGGTCACGAACCCGATGACGAGCACTGCGATCGTCAACGACAACGCCAGTTCGTCCGGCCGGTAGGCGAACTCGTCATCTGTCGCTGACACCACGAACGCCACCACGGCGAGAAGCAACAGCGACAGCAGGACGGCACGGTGAGCCGTCAGCCACGACGGGATCAGCCGCGTCATAGGAACAATTCCAGCCCCGGGACGTCGGTGTGCTCGACGGTCCCGTTTCGTCGGACGGTCACGTGATGGAATCCCACGTCGTCGAGATCGAAGCCGGATCGCAGGGTCGACGCCGAAGTGAAGAACAGCGCGGTGGCCAGCCCGTCCGCGAGCATCGCGTCGGAGGCCATCACCCAGGTGGCAAGCACCTCCCGGGCAGGGGACGCCGAACGTGGGTCGACGATGTGGTGCCAGTCCGCCCACGCGCGTCGGTTGGCGGCCGAAGCGCAGATCGCTCCGTCGCCGAGTTCCACCACCCCGATGGCCTTCTCGGCGTCGAGCGGGTGCTCGAGTGCAACCCGCATCGGACCATCGGGCCATCGGATCCGCATGTCACCGCCGCCGTCCACCACATAGCTGTCGACCTCCTCGCCGACGATCGCAGCGACGCGGTCGACGGCGAACCCCTTCCCGGCGGCCCCGACGTCGAGGAGCACCGGGCGACGGACCTCGAGTGCGCCGGTGTGAGCGGAGAGAACATCGTCCCACCGAGGCGCGGATCCGACCACGGGCTGCGGCACCAGGCTGTACTCGGCGTCGTAACCGGCGTCGGCGAGGACCTGACCCACCATCGGCGACACCGCTCCGCCCGTCAGGTCATACAGCCTTCGATACCAGTCGACGAGAGGTTGATCCGCCGAGGCGATGAGATGACGGCCCCCATGTCGGGCGATCTCGGCGACTGTGGAGTCGTCCCGGAACCGGGACCAGACGCGATCGATCCGATCGAGTTCGTCGGCCACTCGATGCGCCGCATCATCGGTGAGAGGAGTGGGCGTCGAGATCTCCCAGCGCGTACCGAGGGCATCGAAACACCACTCATGGGTCTGCGATCGCACAGCGGTCACCGACGTATCAGACCTGTGCCTCGGTCTTGATCTGGTCGATCGCATCGTTGAAGCCCGTCGACGTCAACGACGATCCGGAGACCTTGTCGACGTCGAGGTCGTCGATGTTCTTGCCGACCACCAAAGCGTCGATGCCGCTCGCGAACTTGCCCTGGAATTCCTTGGATGTTCCCTTGGTCTGGCTCGTGTCCAGGCTCAGTGCCGTGATCATCGAGTTCGACAGTGTGACGGTGACACCGACCTGCTGCGGTCCGCCCGGTGACACGTAGTGCCCGGTCGCCGAGTACTCCCCGTCCTTGTAGGTCCCGCTTGCCGCCGAGGCGGTGTCGGTCGCACCGCCGGAAGCCATCGAACTCGTCACGGCGGTGTCCGAAGGGTCGTCGGCTCCGCATGCACCGGTCACGAGTCCGACGGTGGCCAGCGCTGCGGCCACCCCGGCGGCACGGGGCAGGGCGTCTTTACGGGTCATGCATCGATTCTGCAGCAGGGCCCACCCGACGACCAGCGGGCGAAGCGAATCACCAGGTGATCCTCAGGTGACGGACAGCTCCCGTCGGTCGGATCAGCGCCCGGCCGCGGCCACACGTGCCTGGATCGCGTCGACGAACACGGATTTGATGTCCTCCGGTGTCTGCGCCACGTAGGTGGTGCCGCCCGGGGTGGCATCGGCGATCTCCTTCAAGGCTTCGGTGTCGGCGTCCTCGGAGATCCCGATCGTCAGGATCAGGACCGGACGCGCCGGATCCTCGAGTTCTTTCAACTGCCCGAGCAACTGGTCGAGGGTGATGCTGTTCGGGTCCTCGTTCTGACCGTCGGTCATGATGATGACCGAATTCGAGTAGTTCGGGTCGTAGCTGTCCTGCACCGTTTTGAACGCCGCGAGCGTGGTGTCGTAGAGGCCGGTCCCGCCACCGAGTTGAGAGGGCGCGAGACCACGACGGACCGCGCGGGCCAGTTCCTGACGATGCGTTC is a genomic window of Gordonia sp. SID5947 containing:
- a CDS encoding FAD:protein FMN transferase, whose translation is MTAVRSQTHEWCFDALGTRWEISTPTPLTDDAAHRVADELDRIDRVWSRFRDDSTVAEIARHGGRHLIASADQPLVDWYRRLYDLTGGAVSPMVGQVLADAGYDAEYSLVPQPVVGSAPRWDDVLSAHTGALEVRRPVLLDVGAAGKGFAVDRVAAIVGEEVDSYVVDGGGDMRIRWPDGPMRVALEHPLDAEKAIGVVELGDGAICASAANRRAWADWHHIVDPRSASPAREVLATWVMASDAMLADGLATALFFTSASTLRSGFDLDDVGFHHVTVRRNGTVEHTDVPGLELFL
- a CDS encoding FMN-binding protein, giving the protein MTRKDALPRAAGVAAALATVGLVTGACGADDPSDTAVTSSMASGGATDTASAASGTYKDGEYSATGHYVSPGGPQQVGVTVTLSNSMITALSLDTSQTKGTSKEFQGKFASGIDALVVGKNIDDLDVDKVSGSSLTSTGFNDAIDQIKTEAQV